In Halobacteriovorax marinus SJ, the following proteins share a genomic window:
- a CDS encoding substrate-binding periplasmic protein: MRAQIAFIFLILLSSNLMAKTIRIGGLKHIPPYFNKIDDTGIELDILKAAFTKIGYDYTLTVFSNDKRATQLLRDDHIDAIVSNTPDTVFSNEKTLYTSDNIIDFVDCAITLSSADFQVTNFKDLASKSVWAFTGASKALGKEFYKMSQDNPLYNESGDQLTQPRALMKKRIDVAISDINIFLLRAKQDNYKFSDFKVFTIAPLTPRSLRFKSKQLRDDFNKGLKVIQKNGTYQEILNKYKNLYRPSCN, translated from the coding sequence TTGAGAGCTCAAATTGCTTTTATTTTTCTTATCTTACTCTCTTCAAACTTAATGGCCAAAACTATTAGAATTGGAGGTTTAAAACATATCCCACCTTATTTTAATAAAATTGATGACACAGGAATAGAGCTTGATATCTTAAAGGCTGCTTTTACTAAAATTGGATATGATTACACCCTCACAGTCTTTTCAAATGACAAGAGGGCCACTCAACTACTCAGAGATGATCATATAGACGCTATTGTGAGCAATACTCCCGATACCGTTTTTTCTAATGAGAAAACTCTTTATACATCAGATAATATTATAGACTTTGTAGACTGTGCCATCACTCTTAGTAGTGCAGACTTCCAGGTCACAAACTTTAAAGATCTCGCAAGTAAATCAGTTTGGGCCTTTACTGGAGCTAGTAAGGCCTTAGGTAAAGAGTTTTATAAAATGTCACAGGACAACCCACTCTACAATGAAAGCGGAGATCAGCTAACTCAGCCCCGCGCACTTATGAAAAAGAGAATTGATGTAGCGATTTCTGATATAAATATTTTCTTACTTCGTGCAAAACAGGATAATTATAAATTTTCTGATTTTAAAGTTTTCACTATTGCACCACTCACTCCGAGATCACTTCGTTTTAAGAGCAAGCAATTGAGAGATGACTTTAATAAAGGACTTAAAGTCATCCAAAAAAATGGGACCTATCAAGAGATTCTTAATAAGTATAAGAACCTCTATAGGCCTAGTTGTAATTAA